In Acidimicrobiia bacterium, the DNA window TCCCGAGCTCAGTATCTTTGCGGTTTGTGACGGGACCGACGCCGTGCTGCTCGAGCCAGCTCGCGATTACAAACGCCTCCGCAATGACGACCGCGGACCCAATACGGGCGGAATGGGCGCATTCAGCCCGGTCGAGGATCTTCCACCAGGAATCATGGATTTTACGCTCGATCGGGTGGTTCGTCCGGTGCTCTCTGCCATGGCCGAAGATGGAAACCCGTACATCGGATTTCTGTACGTCGGCTACGTTCTGACGAGCGAAGGCCCGTCGGTGCTCGAGTTCAACTGCCGACTGGGAGACCCCGAAACCCAAGTAGTGCTCCCCCGTCTCGAAACCGATCTACTCGACCTCATCGAAGCAGCCCTGGCTGGAGACATTCGGAAGTCCAGGGTCGACTGGTCTCCCGATACGGCCGTAAACGTGGTGCTGGCGGCTGAGGGTTACCCCGAGGCTCCGGTCAAAGGCACCCGACTCTCACGACTTGAACGAGCTGAAGACGTCATCATCTTTCACGGGGGAACGAGCTATGACGATGCCGGACAGGTGGTGATCAGCGGGGGCCGGGTACTCAGTGTGGTTGCCATCGATCGGTCCGTCGAGGATGCTCGCGCCCGATGTTACCGGGCGGTCGATACACTCCGGTGGCCCGGAATGCAATATCGTTCTGACATAGCGAGGTAAACATGAGCAAGGTTGCAATAGTCATGGGGTCG includes these proteins:
- the purD gene encoding phosphoribosylamine--glycine ligase, which gives rise to MRVLLIGGGGREHALGWKLVQSPRVTEIMSLPGNPGLAQLGSVIEGIEPTDVGAVAAFAKAQQIDLVVVGPEAPLAAGIVDALSSFGVPAFGPTRAAARLESSKTFAKQVMDRASVPTAPWGSFDQPDEAKTFLRAQTAPYVIKADGLAAGKGVLVTEDLAAGEAWIDDCLSGRFGDERVLIEAFLAGPELSIFAVCDGTDAVLLEPARDYKRLRNDDRGPNTGGMGAFSPVEDLPPGIMDFTLDRVVRPVLSAMAEDGNPYIGFLYVGYVLTSEGPSVLEFNCRLGDPETQVVLPRLETDLLDLIEAALAGDIRKSRVDWSPDTAVNVVLAAEGYPEAPVKGTRLSRLERAEDVIIFHGGTSYDDAGQVVISGGRVLSVVAIDRSVEDARARCYRAVDTLRWPGMQYRSDIAR